The Zea mays cultivar B73 chromosome 7, Zm-B73-REFERENCE-NAM-5.0, whole genome shotgun sequence DNA segment AGTCAGGCGACAGAGAAGAGGAGGCGACGGATGGTGGAGGCATGGGTGGCGGGAAGGTTGGGGACAGAGCTCATGAGTCGCCATGGCCATGAAGGAGAAAAAGCTTCCCAAACCTAGATCCCACTGCTTCACAAAGTGACAAACAGAGAGGAGCAACTAAACAAAATTACCTTTGGAATTTCGTGGGGAGGTCACCGGATCACGGCAACCAACTGCTATGAGGGAGGGTGAGGAAGAGAGGTTAGGTGAAGAAGATAGGTATTAAATAGCTTCTGATGCACCTATTAAATAGCAATGATTTTGCTGCCGATGCAGCTAAGTTTTGTGTCTGATCAGAGCTTCTAATGCAGAGCTTCCGATGCAGCTAAGTTTTGTGTCTACCAAAATGTTTGAATCAATTCCATTTCATTATGTTTGTCATATGGGCATCTCATATCTGTATGGATATGATGAGTATTACACCAATTTGAATTGTGTGATGCGTACTCTACTAATTGTAAAAGTTCAATAGAAAACAGATGAACATGGCAGGTTATTTGTTGTCTTTTTTTTCTAATCATGGATATTTTCTTCCATTCTGTTCAGCCAACCTTGGTTTTAGAAAACATTATACCACTAATGAAAATTATGCCTATTGCTAGCCGATCAAGTATAAGAGAATCTCAAGTAGACTTCCAAACATTATGTGATAATTCAAATCAATTAATACATGTCATTTTATACCCAGTGATCCCATCATACCAAAAAGATCATAAAAACTACAAATGCTGAAGGAGTAAAGGATGATGAAAAATGAGGCTCTGATGAATAATCAAATGGTGTAATGTACAATGAATTACTACAAACACAAAGCATGCCATCAGTTGTAGTTTTAGGGCTGCAAATGTGTAAGTTTGACTTTGCCCTCTCCAAATGGTGTAATGTACATATGAGTACTACAAATCTAAAAATCTGTAAGTGTGTCATCTAGTTTTATCTTCTACTCACCTTGTTTTTTTGATTTATTAGTGATAAGAATTTCATCATTGGTTATATTCTATTATTGTTAGCTAAAGTGAGACCAGAGACTTATGTTTTTGGCTTAAGTTTAGTAGTGATCACTTTCCTATATGGGGCTTCAGGCCATTCGTCATTCCCTTTTACAATAGACTTGGAAATACCCTGCAATCTGCCTCATATCAGTCTCATTGTGCTACAAAcaattcagaaactgcattgttcatATTCGTTTGTACCCTGAAACTGTTGCATCGATCTTATAATAAATGACAATCTTGCATTCCTAAGACAATTCAGAAGTACATGTCTCTTATTGGAGTACcataaagcacacgctacaaataAACTATCCAATACAACCTTTGCACATGACTGCTTGAATGGCAGATTAGCCAGATATGCAAGACATGGAGCAGTCAGCCCTTTGATAGCTCGCTACAGGCAGAGTCTTTGTCGAGGAGATAGAAAAGGGACGAGACTTGGAGTTATCGAATCCAAGAGTGATTGGAATTTACCTGGGGTTTCACTTGTGCATCGTTGCCCCTTCCTCCCTGGAGGCATCTGCACCAAATCAGATGGAGAGGCTGAAGGATTGGAGGCTACGAAGCCGCTAGTTCCAAGGATGGGAAGGTGAATTAGGCACGGAAGGGAACTGATTTGGCACTAGCGATGGGTGGAGGATTTACCGGATCTCATAAACGTGCGTGGGGGGGGGGTTTGCTGCCGACCTGCCGTTACCAATTTTGGTGGAAAGGCTGCCATTTTTTAGGGGCGACTAAATGATTTTTTTTTCTCTTCCACACATTCTATTATATATTTGTAAAGAATGCAAGCCAAAGGCCTAGTAGTATAATGACGCAACTGACGAGAGCAGTTAGTTAGTTATTAAGTGTTTTGTTTTAGTAACTAAAGGTAGTTTATGTGTATGAACGACTATTATGACGAATGAGCTTTCATACAATTGTCATAATTATGGTGTACAAGAAGCTATGACAATTTATTATTATGACAAACTCATATTGTCATATATCATCGTCACAAAACGCATCTTAAAATGGGTTATGACAGTTTTAATGACAATGGTTATTTTTTGTCATTAAACTTAGATGTCTCATAGAAATCGTCATAAATAAAGAGATTTAATGATGATTCTCACTCGTGTCATAGCATATTTGTCACAGAAGGTCACATTTGTTGTagtgcgtttttgaggccaaacgacatggaggtatagcagaaagccatgaacggggtgatgaatgatgtttcttcctcgtcttcttttgccaagctgatctgatgatacccggaatagcaatctaagaaagacaacatagaacacccagcggtcgagtctaccacctggtctattctgggaagtctgaagggatccttcggacagtcactacacgacggttgatctttagcgacccttatttgggaccgacggttggtcgctaaaagttatggaccgacggttggtcgttaaatgcgtttatagcgacggtctgtgggtcgctaaaagtctaaaaatttaacgacttatggtcggtcgctatagaggtaagtgtgtgactgatggtgggtcgctatagaggtaCGTGATTTTTGTGTTTCTTATTTACTCACAAAGCCCATCTCAAACAAACGAAACCCTATTCCACGCGCGCAGCCGCCGTCACTTGTCCCATGGCCACCCCCTCCCTCAGCCATGGCGGGTGCCGCCGCCACTGCCCACTGCTCACTCAGCCGTCCGCCCTAGCCGCTAGGTTAGCCGTCCGCCCGTCGCAGGTACAGCGCCGCCACTCACCGCAGGCACATCGGCACGGCGCCTCCGACCAAATCGAGCGGCTTCACGGCGCCACGGCCTCCAGGCTCCACGCACGGGCACATCTCTCTTATCCTGTTTTCCACCGCCCTTGGTATGTTCCTGAAGACACCACCGCCCAGCCCTATCTCTTGCACGCACCTCATCTTCTCCATCCCCTCCCCATCTCTGACCTTCCCAAGCTAGTCGAAGGTTTGAAGCGTCTAGCAAAGTCCGATCCTATGGTTCTCTGTACAATGGAAGAATCTGGTGAGCATATCATTGCTGGAGCTGGTGAGCTTCATCTTGAGATTTGCCTGAAGGATCTGCAGGAGGACTTCATGTGTGGTGCTGAAATTATTGTTTCCCCACCCGTCGTCTCCTTCCGTGAAACGGTTCTTGAGAAGTCCTGTCGTACTGTCATGAGCAAGTCTCCCAACAAGCACAACCGTCTGTACATGGAAGCGCGCCCCTTGGAGAAGGGTCTCGCTGAGGCCATCGATGACGGCCGTATTGGCCCACGTGATGATCCGAAGGTGCGCTCCCAGATCCTTTCTCAGGAGTTTGGGTGGGACAAGGACCTGGCCAAGAAGATTTGGTGTTTTGGACCTGAGACCACTGGCCCGAACATGGTTGTCGATATGTGTAAGGGAGTACAGTATCTCAATGAAATCAAGGATTCTGTTGTGGCCGGTTTCCAGTGGGCATCGAAGGAGGGTGCACTGGCTAAGGAGAACATGCGTGGAATTTGCTTTGAGGTATGTGATGTCGTTCTTCATGCTGATGCTATCCACAGGGGTGATGGACAGGTCATTCCCACTGCCAGGAGGGTCATCTATGCTTCTCAGCTCACGGCCAAGCCAAGGCTGCTGGAGCCAGTGTACCTGGTGGAGATCCAGGCCCCAGAAAATGCACTCGGTGGTATCTACGGTGTTCTGAACCAGAAGAGAGGTCATGTCTTTGAGGAGATGCAGAGGCCGGGCACCCCGCTCTACAACATCAAGGCTTACCTCCCTGTCATCGAGTCCTTTGGGTTCTCCAGCCAGCTGAGGGCTGCAACCTCTGGTCAGGCGTTCCCCTAGGCTGTCTTTGACCATTGGGACATGATGGGCTATGATCCTTTGGAGGCTGGCTCCCAGGCTGCTCAGCTGGTGCTAGATATCTGCAAGAGGAAGGGTCTCAAGTAACAAATGATCCCACTTTCTGAGTTTGAGGACAAGCTCTAAATTTGTGGTTGTTGGAGACACTGTTACAGCTGCCGGTTCAATCGTCAATTGGTTTTACTGTAAATGCAGTGTGTGCTGCTGTGCTGACAGTCTGATGCTCTATTTTAATATCTGTTAAGCTATCTCCAGCATCTTACTCATCCCACCCGTCCATCCCACCCCATATCTTAAACTTCATGCTGTAAACAATATAATCTACAGTGATTTGCATGGACATATGATGGTAGCAGATGAGACAGAGTTGGTATGTGTGGTCTTGTAAGTGGTTGTATATTTATTCCCAGTGTGTTGCTCACTTCTGATGCTCTGCCTGATCTGTCCGAGAATTTCACCTTTTGTTGGTTTGTTTCCTTGCCTTTTCCACCAGGGAGGAATGTCTTATTGGAACCTGGTTTGGGAAAAAGAGTATTGAGGTAAAAGTGTTATCCAGAAATTCAATTTTGTTGTGATTTTTTTGTGTTTCCGGTTGATGCTTGTACCAATCTCTGACTTTCTAGAACATAGTTGCCTAATTTTAGTTGTCATCTTTGAAGTTTGTAAATAAGATCTGAAAGATTTGAAGTACCAGATAACACCGATTTCATGTTCTTGGTGTGTGAACTAAAACCAAAAGGTTACCTATGCTGTTTGTGCATATTAATGAGATTCTGGATAACCTTATGCTTGTTGGTTATGTAGTCTTCAGTTATCTTGTTAAATCAACTTGAACAATAAAGGCTTTTTTTCCCAATTCTTATCCAGGAGGATAGGCTAATAGCAGTTTCACTTGCAAGCAAGATGGTTGAATCTGCTAAGTTTCAGGCTGTCCAAGTAACTTACTGATTTTATTTAATTAGAATTGTTAAACTGGATATAGACCCTTTTGTCTTCTCTAATTTATGCTTCCTTTCTAATCAGGCACGCTTTTATGAGGGGAAAGAACCGATTCAGTTCTTTGTGATTATCAATCAGTGCGGGAGTGATGTCGTTGTGGTGCTTTTGAACCTATTATTAGAATGCATCAGTCAAACTCGCCTTCAGTCTAGTGGCGGTGTACTCCCATTTCAACAAactgtaaatgatctagttgtgaatgatattataattgtgatgcttttgtgaatatataattgtggtgcttttgtgtttatgtgatggatctatgactgtggtatactgattaactgtgtatgtctttatgatttgtgtataaaaa contains these protein-coding regions:
- the LOC103632697 gene encoding elongation factor 2, translated to MVLCTMEESGEHIIAGAGELHLEICLKDLQEDFMCGAEIIVSPPVVSFRETVLEKSCRTVMSKSPNKHNRLYMEARPLEKGLAEAIDDGRIGPRDDPKVRSQILSQEFGWDKDLAKKIWCFGPETTGPNMVVDMCKGVQYLNEIKDSVVAGFQWASKEGALAKENMRGICFEVCDVVLHADAIHRGDGQVIPTARRVIYASQLTAKPRLLEPVYLVEIQAPENALGGIYGVLNQKRGHVFEEMQRPGTPLYNIKAYLPVIESFGFSSQLRAATSGQAFP